Proteins encoded by one window of Enterococcus saccharolyticus subsp. saccharolyticus:
- a CDS encoding winged helix-turn-helix transcriptional regulator produces METSKTNYTLCPKFEKAFSILGKKWNGLIIDVLLQDGEQRFVDLAKKIPMLSDRVLTERLRELEREGIVDKIESLYQLTEKGIALANALESVKHWSHDWVTDEECS; encoded by the coding sequence ATGGAGACAAGTAAAACAAACTATACACTTTGTCCAAAGTTTGAAAAAGCTTTTTCAATTTTAGGGAAAAAGTGGAATGGATTAATCATTGATGTGTTACTTCAAGATGGTGAACAGCGATTTGTCGATCTTGCAAAAAAAATTCCCATGCTAAGTGATCGCGTCTTAACAGAGCGCTTGCGGGAGCTCGAACGGGAAGGTATTGTAGATAAAATTGAGAGTTTATACCAACTTACTGAAAAAGGAATTGCCTTAGCAAATGCCTTAGAATCTGTTAAACATTGGAGTCATGATTGGGTAACAGACGAAGAATGTAGTTGA
- a CDS encoding ATP-binding cassette domain-containing protein codes for MILSNISLQFEKEIYGLVGKSGSGKSTILKVLLGLFHPSEGTVRINNQNLDEFNLSSVY; via the coding sequence ATGATTTTATCAAATATTTCACTGCAATTTGAAAAGGAAATCTATGGTTTAGTAGGGAAAAGTGGTTCTGGTAAATCAACTATTCTTAAAGTGTTATTGGGTTTATTTCATCCTAGTGAAGGGACAGTACGGATAAATAATCAGAACTTGGATGAGTTTAATCTTTCGTCGGTTTATTAG
- a CDS encoding ABC transporter ATP-binding protein — translation MYIKELATYQQTAKKATNVTTKMAFIHEAFFACFALSVALLKVSVVVLFFTKHLTLSLGGFIALLAYMDKIYQPIAIFNVLFVQYRLDKIAYARLETILHAKDDKN, via the coding sequence ATGTATATCAAAGAACTGGCAACTTATCAACAAACAGCGAAAAAAGCAACAAACGTAACAACTAAAATGGCATTCATTCATGAAGCATTTTTTGCTTGTTTTGCATTGAGTGTCGCTTTGTTAAAAGTGTCGGTTGTTGTCTTGTTTTTTACAAAGCATTTAACCTTGTCACTTGGTGGTTTTATTGCATTGTTAGCATATATGGATAAGATTTACCAACCAATTGCCATTTTCAACGTGTTATTTGTTCAATATCGTTTAGATAAGATTGCTTATGCACGGTTAGAAACTATTTTGCATGCAAAAGATGATAAAAACTAA
- a CDS encoding ABC transporter ATP-binding protein/permease — MSQDAPIFEGTLRENIVLDCSATDSEIEKVLQKCQLGTFLQHLPDKLATKN; from the coding sequence TTGTCGCAAGATGCGCCTATTTTTGAAGGAACGTTACGGGAAAACATTGTGTTGGATTGTTCAGCAACTGATTCGGAAATTGAAAAAGTGTTGCAAAAATGTCAATTAGGCACCTTTTTGCAACACTTGCCAGATAAATTAGCAACCAAAAATTGA
- the addA gene encoding helicase-exonuclease AddAB subunit AddA, whose translation MTKIPLRPSNETFTDTQWQAIFDKGDNLLISASAGSGKTTVLVRRVIEKLKSGSNIDELLIVTFTEAAAREMKERIQVALQAAVNQESDAQKRSHFVRQLTLLPLANISTLHAFCLTVIRRFYFLIDLDPVFRMLTDETESLLLKEEVWEELRDACYEAQDERFYRLTENFSSDRSDEGVTDLVMSLYTFARANPNPKQWLENLADNYQTTGGLTQNPLYMTQLKPTIMHTIEAAIQRLEIALQLAQIDTLIEKAAMLVADELAQAQRLLMYFKEDDLDSAYAQIEGLSFGRYPAFRKAEQKELSEPVKLQRQTAKELVESIKQFFAYSPEEMLDLMEHARPIVEEMGVITKRFMENFQQRKLDKGVLDFNDLEHFTLAILQGSGDGSEAAAYYRQKFEEVLVDEYQDVNRLQEAILYWVREPDDTQGNMFMVGDVKQSIYAFRLADPTLFIDKYLAFEQAKGGRRIVLAENFRSRSEVLQFTNLVFEQLMDEEVGQIPYDEAAKLIPGFPAFPESDQFQPELLLFEKGIEEDPDVVDDKTEGELHVVALKIKELINQQFEIYDKKAKTNRPVRYQDIVLLTPTRKNNLVIMDIFKKFDIPLEVNDAQNYFQATEVQTMVSLLQIIDNPYQDIPLVAVLRSPIVGLNEEELAEIRLTKRNGDYLEAVQLYAEKDTELAQRLHQFLSQLATWREMARRRSLAQLIWAIYEETAYLDYVIGLPSGRQRYANLVALANRAESYEQSSFRGLYQFIRFIEKMQEKDKDLAEPLAISTEDAVRVMTVHASKGLEFPVVFLLDTTKQFNYQDFHSRYIFEERLGAGIQFTNDERIRFDTLPYQAIKQVRIQKALSEEMRKLYVAFTRAEQKLYLVGSYKNKEEAFKNWSRALTQENFVLDAALRLNGKGNLMNWIGMTLIRHPDMQHVYEEVDAVRPINHVAGFQIHWWNQATILEKLPGALAEPIPPEQLAMQASEETAEFQRRLSFRYPLEKSTMTTSYQSVSEMKRIYNDPDEQDIAKLAWESTFEQSRKQHFRYVSDELAKPKFLQKEKIEATTIGSATHTLLQLLPLSKMPTQATIQEKLTELVTHHYLEKAVADKVNIDSIVWFYQTDLGKSLVTHAENVHREQPFSMLKDAQTVFLDFEESGAELLVHGIIDGYIEFEDQIILYDFKTDAVYADNEVQLQQQYQGQLRLYKEALQQALKKPVTKTYLVLLNGQKILQMQNL comes from the coding sequence ATGACTAAGATCCCTTTAAGACCTAGTAACGAAACTTTTACTGATACCCAATGGCAAGCGATTTTTGACAAAGGGGATAATTTATTGATTTCTGCTTCTGCAGGGTCAGGGAAAACAACCGTACTTGTTCGTCGAGTAATTGAAAAATTAAAAAGTGGTAGTAATATTGATGAGCTATTGATTGTTACGTTTACCGAAGCTGCTGCTCGTGAAATGAAAGAAAGGATTCAAGTGGCATTGCAAGCTGCTGTCAATCAAGAAAGCGATGCACAGAAAAGAAGTCATTTCGTTAGACAATTAACCTTATTGCCATTGGCGAATATTTCCACTTTACATGCTTTTTGTTTAACCGTCATTCGCCGTTTTTATTTCTTGATTGATTTAGATCCAGTGTTTCGTATGTTAACAGATGAAACCGAGAGTCTTTTGCTAAAAGAAGAAGTTTGGGAAGAGCTACGCGATGCTTGTTATGAAGCACAAGATGAACGATTTTATCGTTTGACTGAAAACTTTTCGAGTGATCGTTCAGATGAAGGAGTGACAGATTTAGTCATGTCTCTCTATACCTTTGCACGTGCTAATCCGAATCCCAAACAATGGCTAGAAAATCTTGCAGATAATTATCAAACGACTGGTGGATTGACGCAAAATCCGTTGTATATGACGCAATTGAAACCGACGATTATGCACACAATAGAAGCTGCGATTCAACGATTGGAAATTGCTTTGCAACTAGCGCAAATCGATACACTAATTGAAAAAGCAGCGATGTTAGTAGCAGATGAATTAGCTCAAGCTCAGCGTTTGCTCATGTATTTTAAAGAGGACGATTTAGACTCCGCTTATGCGCAAATTGAGGGATTATCTTTTGGTCGCTATCCTGCTTTTCGAAAAGCCGAACAAAAGGAATTATCGGAACCAGTCAAACTACAACGTCAAACAGCCAAAGAATTAGTAGAATCAATCAAACAATTCTTTGCTTATTCACCAGAAGAAATGCTAGATTTGATGGAACACGCGCGTCCAATTGTCGAAGAAATGGGAGTTATCACGAAACGTTTTATGGAGAATTTTCAACAACGAAAATTAGACAAAGGTGTGTTAGACTTTAATGATTTAGAACATTTTACGTTAGCTATTTTACAAGGATCAGGCGATGGTAGTGAAGCTGCAGCCTATTACCGTCAAAAGTTTGAAGAAGTTTTAGTCGATGAATATCAAGATGTCAATCGTTTGCAAGAAGCAATTTTGTATTGGGTTCGCGAGCCAGATGATACGCAAGGAAATATGTTCATGGTAGGCGACGTGAAACAATCCATTTATGCATTTCGTTTAGCTGATCCGACATTATTTATTGATAAATACTTAGCCTTTGAACAAGCAAAAGGTGGTCGCCGGATTGTTTTAGCAGAAAATTTCCGTTCGCGTTCTGAAGTATTGCAATTTACCAATCTGGTTTTTGAACAATTAATGGATGAAGAAGTGGGGCAGATTCCGTATGATGAGGCTGCCAAGTTAATTCCTGGTTTTCCAGCGTTTCCAGAGAGCGATCAATTTCAACCAGAACTCCTTTTGTTTGAAAAAGGGATTGAAGAAGATCCCGATGTCGTGGATGATAAGACAGAAGGCGAATTACATGTGGTTGCCTTAAAAATTAAAGAATTAATCAATCAGCAGTTTGAAATTTATGATAAAAAAGCGAAAACCAATCGTCCCGTTCGGTATCAAGATATTGTCTTACTCACGCCTACACGTAAAAATAATTTGGTCATTATGGATATCTTCAAAAAATTTGATATTCCATTAGAAGTCAATGATGCGCAAAACTATTTTCAAGCAACCGAAGTACAAACTATGGTGTCACTCTTGCAAATTATTGACAATCCTTACCAAGATATTCCATTAGTTGCTGTTTTGCGTTCACCCATTGTTGGTTTAAATGAAGAAGAATTAGCGGAGATTCGTTTGACCAAAAGAAATGGCGACTACTTAGAAGCCGTACAACTATATGCAGAAAAAGACACGGAGTTAGCGCAACGTTTACACCAATTTTTATCACAATTAGCTACTTGGCGCGAAATGGCACGACGTCGTTCTCTTGCTCAACTTATCTGGGCTATTTATGAAGAGACGGCCTATTTAGATTATGTCATTGGATTGCCGTCTGGTCGTCAACGATATGCGAACCTAGTCGCATTGGCAAATCGTGCAGAAAGTTATGAACAAAGTAGTTTCCGTGGGTTGTATCAATTCATTCGTTTTATTGAAAAAATGCAAGAAAAAGACAAAGATTTAGCTGAACCGTTAGCTATCTCGACAGAAGATGCTGTGCGTGTGATGACCGTTCACGCTAGTAAAGGGTTAGAATTTCCCGTTGTTTTCTTATTGGATACCACGAAACAATTTAACTACCAAGACTTTCATTCACGCTACATTTTTGAAGAACGTTTAGGTGCAGGGATTCAATTTACCAATGATGAACGGATTCGGTTTGATACCTTACCTTATCAAGCGATTAAGCAAGTGCGTATTCAAAAAGCGCTGTCTGAAGAAATGCGTAAATTATATGTGGCATTTACTCGAGCAGAACAAAAATTATATTTAGTAGGTTCCTATAAAAATAAAGAAGAAGCGTTTAAAAATTGGTCTCGTGCATTAACACAAGAGAATTTCGTCTTAGATGCAGCCTTACGTTTGAATGGAAAAGGTAATTTAATGAATTGGATTGGAATGACTTTAATCCGCCATCCTGACATGCAGCATGTTTATGAAGAAGTTGATGCTGTTCGTCCAATCAATCATGTCGCTGGTTTTCAAATTCATTGGTGGAATCAAGCAACCATTTTAGAAAAATTACCCGGAGCCTTGGCTGAACCGATACCGCCAGAACAATTAGCGATGCAAGCAAGTGAGGAAACCGCCGAATTTCAACGGCGCTTGTCCTTTAGGTATCCTTTAGAAAAATCAACAATGACGACAAGCTATCAATCTGTTTCCGAAATGAAACGAATTTACAATGATCCTGACGAACAAGATATTGCTAAATTAGCATGGGAAAGTACTTTTGAACAAAGTCGAAAACAACATTTTCGTTATGTCTCAGATGAATTGGCGAAACCTAAATTTTTACAAAAAGAAAAAATTGAAGCAACCACTATTGGAAGTGCGACACATACTTTGTTACAGTTACTTCCATTATCGAAAATGCCTACACAAGCAACGATTCAAGAAAAGTTAACGGAATTAGTTACACATCATTATTTAGAGAAAGCTGTGGCAGATAAAGTAAATATTGATTCGATTGTCTGGTTCTATCAAACGGATTTAGGGAAGTCGTTGGTTACGCACGCTGAAAATGTTCATCGAGAACAGCCATTTTCAATGTTAAAAGATGCGCAAACCGTCTTTTTAGATTTTGAAGAATCTGGTGCGGAATTACTTGTGCATGGGATTATTGACGGATATATTGAATTTGAGGATCAAATTATTTTATATGACTTTAAAACAGATGCGGTCTACGCGGATAATGAAGTGCAGCTACAACAGCAATATCAAGGACAGTTACGTTTATATAAAGAAGCGTTGCAACAAGCGTTGAAAAAACCAGTAACTAAAACGTATCTTGTCTTGTTGAATGGCCAAAAAATTTTACAAATGCAAAACTTATAA
- a CDS encoding ABC transporter ATP-binding protein → MITLFLSPLLAYVAEYPFNQLQQGIYYFVKQQVLQKMSTIDYLTYLRYSPGELLQKIEVGATAGRNIYVKFYCCLFRELLPEVIFTLFFILFIDKKMIPLILLGCLVVFFLYKDFIESASVIKRGDLAFRRTAEYN, encoded by the coding sequence GTGATTACGTTATTTTTAAGTCCGTTACTAGCGTATGTGGCAGAATATCCGTTTAATCAATTGCAGCAAGGGATTTATTATTTTGTGAAACAGCAAGTCTTGCAAAAAATGAGTACAATTGATTATCTGACGTATTTACGTTATTCTCCTGGAGAATTATTACAAAAAATTGAAGTTGGTGCGACAGCCGGACGCAATATCTATGTGAAATTTTATTGTTGTTTGTTTCGAGAGTTGCTGCCAGAAGTGATATTTACACTATTTTTTATTCTATTTATTGATAAAAAAATGATTCCTCTAATTCTATTGGGGTGTCTAGTTGTTTTTTTTCTTTACAAGGATTTTATTGAGAGTGCTTCAGTCATTAAAAGAGGCGACCTTGCTTTCCGAAGAACGGCTGAATACAACTGA
- the trpS gene encoding tryptophan--tRNA ligase gives MNTILTGDRPTGRLHLGHYVGSLKTRVEMQADPTNKLYVMIADVQALTDNAKTPEKVSSNILEVALDYLAVGLDPSKTTLFIQSQIPQIAELTMFYLNLVSVARVRRNPTVKTEIEQKNFGEGVPTGFFIYPVSQAADITAFKANLVPVGEDQKPMLEQTQEIVHSFNSTYSDVLIQPKGVFPPKGMGRLPGIDGNGKMSKSLGNGIYLADPADVVQKKVMSMYTDPNHIHVQDPGQVEGNMVFTYLDVFGKDKEYIQELKDHYRRGGLGDVKIKRYLIDVLEEELAPIRARREEFAKDPAAVMDILRQGSQEAEKVAAQTLAEVKSAMGINYFG, from the coding sequence TTGAATACTATTCTTACAGGGGATCGCCCAACTGGTCGTTTGCACCTTGGACACTATGTCGGTTCATTAAAAACACGTGTCGAGATGCAAGCAGACCCAACTAATAAATTATATGTAATGATTGCAGACGTGCAAGCATTAACCGATAATGCAAAAACACCTGAAAAAGTTTCTTCTAATATTTTAGAAGTTGCACTAGATTATTTAGCTGTTGGTTTAGATCCATCAAAAACCACACTATTTATTCAATCACAAATTCCACAAATTGCTGAACTAACCATGTTTTACTTAAACTTAGTTAGCGTTGCTCGTGTTCGTCGTAATCCGACAGTAAAAACAGAGATTGAGCAAAAAAACTTTGGTGAAGGTGTACCAACAGGCTTCTTTATCTATCCGGTATCACAAGCAGCAGATATTACTGCTTTTAAAGCAAATTTAGTCCCTGTCGGCGAAGACCAAAAACCAATGTTAGAACAAACACAAGAAATTGTGCATAGTTTCAACTCAACGTATAGTGATGTGTTAATTCAACCAAAAGGTGTCTTTCCTCCAAAAGGGATGGGACGTTTGCCAGGAATTGACGGAAATGGAAAAATGAGTAAATCATTAGGCAATGGGATTTATTTAGCTGATCCTGCTGATGTTGTGCAAAAGAAAGTGATGAGTATGTATACTGACCCCAATCACATTCATGTACAAGATCCTGGGCAAGTAGAAGGAAATATGGTCTTCACTTATCTTGATGTTTTTGGTAAAGACAAAGAATACATCCAAGAATTAAAAGATCATTATCGTCGTGGTGGCTTAGGCGATGTGAAAATTAAACGTTACTTGATTGACGTTTTAGAAGAAGAATTAGCACCAATTCGTGCACGTCGCGAAGAGTTTGCTAAAGATCCTGCTGCTGTAATGGACATTTTGCGTCAAGGTAGTCAAGAAGCAGAAAAAGTTGCTGCTCAAACTTTAGCAGAGGTAAAATCTGCTATGGGTATTAATTATTTCGGTTAA
- the pheT gene encoding phenylalanine--tRNA ligase subunit beta produces the protein MLVSYKWLNEYLDLSKVSPQELADKMSVTGIEVEAVEVPAEGLKKIVVGEVIECVDHPDSDHLHICQVNIGEEELSQIVCGAPNVKAGIKVIVALPNSRIAGNVKIKKGKMRGQVSNGMICSLEEIGYSDSVIPKEYSEGIQYLPADAVPGEPVFSYLDMDDAIIELSITPNRADALSMRGVAYEVGAIYNQVPNFKKEELQEVAKPASEKISVNVTDTTDTPSYQIRIIENVKIAASPQWLQNILMNAGIRPINNVVDVTNYILLLFGQPLHAFDYDKLGSQEIVVRRAQAEEELVTLDGVTRQLTTENIVITNGQVPVALAGVMGGLDSEIDNQTTTVALEAALFEPLSIRRTSKQFNLRSESSSRFEKGINKATVDQACDVAAAMIANLAGGEVLSGAVKGAEVVAKDVEVEITLARINNYLGTALTVAEVNGIFDALGFVYSENDDHYVVVVPPRRWDISIEADIIEEVARIYGYNNLPSTLPSGETVAGALTREQRLTRKVRSLFEGNGLSEAISYALTTEEKSMQFMMKESQPTRLDWPMTEDRSVLRLNLISGLLDDVAYNVARKNTQLALYEVGRVFYQNEEANVALPIEETHIAFALSGEWTTKDWQGKGEKVDFYHAKGVLDNLFAMLSLEDVITFEKTSEMKEMHPGRTANIYLGETKVGFIGQVHPSVAKAYDVPETYVAELNLEALLANDAGKLIYQAVSKFPAVSRDIALLVKEEISNQEIVKEIKQAAGKFLTNVEIFDVYQGKNIEAGHKSLAYSLTFVNPEATLTDEEINRAMDKVTKALTESFEAVIR, from the coding sequence ATGTTAGTTTCATATAAATGGTTAAATGAATATCTTGATTTATCAAAGGTTTCACCACAAGAATTAGCAGATAAAATGTCTGTTACAGGGATTGAAGTTGAAGCAGTCGAAGTACCTGCAGAAGGTTTGAAAAAAATTGTAGTTGGTGAAGTGATTGAATGTGTGGATCATCCTGATTCAGATCATTTACACATTTGCCAAGTGAATATTGGTGAAGAAGAATTATCACAAATTGTTTGTGGTGCACCAAACGTTAAAGCAGGTATTAAGGTGATTGTTGCTTTGCCAAATTCACGCATTGCAGGTAATGTAAAAATTAAAAAAGGCAAAATGCGTGGTCAAGTATCAAATGGCATGATTTGTTCATTAGAAGAAATCGGTTATTCAGATAGTGTCATTCCGAAAGAGTACTCAGAAGGTATTCAATATTTACCTGCAGATGCTGTGCCGGGTGAACCAGTCTTTTCATATTTAGATATGGATGATGCGATTATTGAATTGTCTATTACTCCAAACCGTGCAGATGCGTTAAGTATGCGTGGTGTAGCGTATGAAGTTGGTGCAATTTACAATCAAGTACCAAATTTTAAAAAAGAAGAATTACAAGAAGTAGCGAAACCAGCGAGTGAAAAAATTTCTGTTAACGTAACAGATACCACAGATACACCATCTTATCAAATTCGTATTATCGAAAATGTAAAAATTGCCGCAAGTCCGCAATGGTTACAAAATATCTTGATGAATGCTGGAATTCGTCCAATTAACAACGTTGTCGATGTGACAAATTATATCTTATTATTGTTTGGACAACCGTTACACGCATTTGATTACGACAAATTAGGTAGTCAAGAAATCGTGGTGCGTCGTGCACAAGCCGAAGAAGAATTAGTCACATTAGATGGTGTGACACGTCAATTAACAACAGAAAATATTGTGATTACAAACGGTCAAGTACCAGTTGCTTTAGCCGGTGTAATGGGCGGATTAGATTCAGAAATTGACAATCAAACAACTACTGTGGCATTAGAAGCCGCTTTATTTGAACCATTGTCTATTCGTCGTACGTCAAAACAGTTTAATTTACGTAGTGAATCTTCTTCACGTTTTGAAAAAGGGATTAACAAAGCAACTGTTGATCAAGCCTGTGACGTAGCTGCAGCAATGATTGCGAACCTTGCTGGTGGCGAAGTTTTAAGTGGCGCAGTTAAAGGCGCAGAGGTTGTTGCCAAAGATGTCGAAGTTGAAATTACGTTAGCACGTATCAATAATTACTTAGGGACAGCGTTAACTGTCGCTGAAGTCAATGGTATTTTTGATGCTTTAGGCTTTGTTTACAGCGAAAACGATGACCATTATGTGGTTGTAGTACCGCCACGTCGTTGGGATATTTCAATTGAAGCGGATATTATTGAAGAAGTAGCTCGTATTTATGGCTACAATAACTTACCATCTACGTTACCAAGTGGTGAAACAGTGGCAGGTGCATTGACACGCGAACAACGCTTAACTCGTAAAGTACGTAGTTTATTTGAAGGTAATGGCTTAAGTGAAGCGATTAGCTATGCGCTAACAACAGAAGAAAAATCAATGCAATTTATGATGAAAGAAAGTCAACCAACCCGTTTAGATTGGCCAATGACCGAAGATCGTTCGGTATTACGTTTGAACTTAATTAGTGGGTTGTTAGATGATGTCGCGTATAATGTGGCACGTAAAAATACACAACTAGCTTTATATGAAGTTGGACGTGTCTTCTATCAAAATGAAGAGGCGAATGTTGCTTTACCAATTGAAGAAACGCACATCGCGTTTGCTTTATCTGGTGAGTGGACAACCAAAGATTGGCAAGGCAAAGGTGAAAAGGTTGATTTCTATCACGCAAAAGGTGTGTTAGATAACTTGTTTGCGATGCTATCATTAGAGGATGTCATTACGTTTGAAAAGACTAGTGAGATGAAAGAGATGCATCCAGGTCGTACAGCGAACATTTATTTAGGTGAAACAAAAGTTGGTTTTATCGGTCAAGTGCATCCTTCTGTAGCCAAAGCATATGATGTTCCAGAAACGTATGTTGCAGAGTTAAACTTAGAAGCGTTGTTAGCCAATGATGCTGGTAAATTAATTTATCAAGCCGTATCTAAATTCCCAGCAGTGTCACGAGACATTGCGTTATTAGTAAAAGAAGAAATTTCGAATCAAGAAATTGTGAAAGAAATTAAACAAGCTGCGGGTAAATTCTTGACAAATGTGGAAATTTTTGACGTTTATCAAGGGAAAAATATCGAAGCAGGTCACAAATCATTAGCATACAGTTTAACTTTTGTGAATCCAGAAGCGACATTAACAGACGAAGAAATCAATCGTGCGATGGATAAAGTAACAAAAGCATTGACTGAGTCATTCGAAGCTGTGATTCGTTAA
- the pheS gene encoding phenylalanine--tRNA ligase subunit alpha, with translation MSLQEKLEALKTATIEKIEAVEDLNHLNQIRVETLGKKGPITEVLRGMKDLSAEERPKIGSFANEIRDVLTGKIEEKKRMLEEAAMNKALAEESIDVTLPGKQMVQGTRHVLTQIMEEIEDIFVGMGYQVIEGFEVEQDHYNFERMNLPKDHPARDMQDTFYISDEILIRTHTSPVQARTMEKHDFSKGPLRMISPGKVFRRDTDDATHSHQFHQIEGLVIDEHVTMGDLKGTLEALMQRMFGADRKIRLRPSYFPFTEPSVEVDVSCFKCGGKGCNVCKHTGWIEILGAGMVHPNVLEMSGIDSEKYSGFAFGLGPDRIAMLRYGVNDIRNFYQNDTRFIRQFKGE, from the coding sequence ATGTCTTTACAGGAAAAACTGGAAGCATTAAAAACAGCGACAATTGAAAAGATTGAAGCAGTTGAAGATTTAAATCATTTAAATCAAATTCGAGTGGAAACACTTGGTAAAAAAGGTCCTATCACAGAAGTTTTACGAGGTATGAAAGATCTTTCCGCAGAAGAGCGTCCAAAAATTGGGAGCTTTGCTAATGAAATTCGTGACGTCTTAACAGGCAAAATTGAAGAGAAAAAAAGAATGCTTGAAGAAGCTGCTATGAATAAAGCTTTGGCAGAAGAAAGCATCGATGTAACCTTGCCAGGAAAACAAATGGTTCAAGGAACACGTCATGTATTGACGCAAATCATGGAAGAAATTGAAGATATTTTTGTTGGCATGGGCTATCAAGTAATTGAAGGATTTGAAGTAGAGCAAGACCATTATAACTTTGAGCGTATGAACTTGCCTAAAGACCATCCAGCACGTGATATGCAAGACACTTTTTATATTTCAGATGAGATTTTAATTCGTACACATACTTCTCCAGTACAAGCACGTACGATGGAAAAACATGATTTTTCAAAGGGACCACTACGCATGATTTCACCAGGGAAAGTTTTCCGTCGTGATACTGATGATGCGACGCACAGTCATCAATTCCATCAAATTGAAGGATTAGTAATCGATGAACATGTGACAATGGGTGATTTAAAAGGAACATTAGAAGCTTTGATGCAACGTATGTTTGGGGCAGACCGTAAAATTCGTTTACGTCCAAGTTATTTCCCATTTACGGAACCTTCTGTTGAAGTGGACGTTAGTTGCTTTAAGTGTGGCGGTAAAGGATGTAACGTATGTAAACATACTGGTTGGATTGAGATTTTAGGTGCTGGGATGGTACATCCAAACGTTTTAGAAATGTCTGGCATTGACTCAGAAAAATACTCAGGCTTTGCTTTTGGATTAGGACCTGACCGAATTGCGATGCTACGTTATGGAGTGAACGATATTCGTAACTTCTATCAAAACGATACGCGATTCATTCGTCAGTTCAAGGGGGAATAA
- a CDS encoding NERD domain-containing protein, whose product MGVFDRLSEPVFLREYQDHSDQIQQLKEIYPTLNEVGKSVLLKDMQLIEYGMIGEKNIAFELSHSHLPMYIIHDIYLEHEGLSAQIDYLVLTRKMCFVIECKNLYGNIEINHRGDFIRSIGKWKKERIYSPITQNQRHIELLKRLRKKEQNLFMQKLQQLFSEERYQSIVVLANPKTVVNDRYARKEVKSQVIHIDQLITYIKQILEKSKNVAFSDKDLKKWAELHLALHQSKTYEYKKRYDKYQEDVPSVSNQETLILSLKAFRLKKSREENVKAFYIFSDKQMNDLMMKMPKTKQELSKVTGFGEKRINKFGEELLEIIHQNT is encoded by the coding sequence ATGGGGGTATTTGATCGTTTGTCAGAACCAGTCTTTTTGCGCGAGTATCAAGACCATTCTGACCAAATCCAACAATTAAAAGAAATCTATCCAACTTTAAATGAGGTTGGTAAAAGTGTGTTATTAAAAGATATGCAATTGATTGAATATGGAATGATTGGAGAGAAAAATATTGCTTTTGAACTGAGCCATAGCCATCTGCCAATGTACATAATACATGACATTTATCTTGAACATGAAGGATTATCTGCGCAAATTGATTATTTAGTACTGACTAGAAAAATGTGTTTTGTGATTGAGTGTAAAAATTTATATGGAAATATTGAGATAAATCATCGTGGTGATTTTATTCGCTCGATAGGAAAATGGAAAAAAGAAAGAATTTATTCACCAATTACTCAAAATCAACGCCATATTGAATTGCTAAAGCGTTTGCGAAAGAAAGAACAGAATCTATTTATGCAGAAACTACAACAATTATTTAGTGAAGAACGCTATCAATCAATTGTGGTTTTAGCAAATCCTAAAACAGTAGTCAATGATCGTTATGCGAGGAAAGAAGTGAAATCGCAGGTTATTCATATTGATCAATTGATTACTTATATAAAACAAATCCTTGAAAAATCTAAAAATGTGGCTTTCTCAGACAAAGATTTAAAAAAATGGGCAGAATTACATTTAGCATTGCATCAATCTAAGACGTATGAGTACAAAAAACGTTATGACAAATATCAAGAAGATGTACCATCTGTAAGTAATCAAGAAACGCTGATTCTGTCATTAAAAGCCTTTCGTCTAAAAAAAAGTAGAGAAGAAAACGTTAAAGCGTTTTATATTTTTAGTGATAAGCAAATGAATGATTTAATGATGAAAATGCCTAAAACGAAACAAGAGTTATCCAAAGTAACAGGATTTGGAGAAAAAAGAATTAATAAATTTGGTGAAGAGTTACTAGAAATTATTCATCAAAATACATAG